The Augochlora pura isolate Apur16 chromosome 4, APUR_v2.2.1, whole genome shotgun sequence genome segment taatcaGGAATAATGTTAATTCTCGTAGTATCCTAGCAGAAGTGATGGTTTTAAATCGTGTTAGATACCGATGATGGCACGATAACTTCCTCGAATAGTAGTATTTGTTTAAGTGGAACGTATATATGTTCCAATTGCGCGTCTCTCGAGTCTGAAACAAAGGAAATAACTGAACATCGACTACCTAATTGCGGTTGCACGATTTAGTTGTCTCTTTTTTAGGGATAATTCATGAAAAAGGTGTGTTTACCGGTAGAAGGAGAAAGTACCACTACTTTCTAAGCATTTTTACCGAAGTGTAATCGTTCGACGAGCCCCGAGAAAACACTTTGCATCGTGAAACGATTCCTGCATCGATCGTGTGAACCTTATCTGCaggaaattattcgatacatTTAGCTCGTCCGAGATAGCGACTTCAAGACTCGTTGTAAGTTTGTACGCGGTACTTACGTCCTCCCTCCACTGTTTCTCTCTTCCGCTCCCGTTATGCTACTAAACAAGACGTATAAACCGATGTCTGACAAACACCCTGCTTATAGGGTGTCGAATAATTtgagacgaaataaaaaaattcgtactcgaataaaaatttaaaggaaaattattgtgttgcgtcttttaaataattgtagtcGTAAGGTAAAAcgacataaattatatattcgttGGTCTTATCGTTATCAGTCTAAGCATTGAAATGCATGTTCTACTTGGACTTACATAATTTCTCTAATTACTCCGACTACTTGAAAcgttaaagtaaaaatgttaaataagataacagcaatgtaaaattacttttcatttgaattaaattttttagactTGTATACCTTTACACATAGttttatgcaataaaataattatttttattttaaagagaaaacattcttaaatgcattttctttcaattgtaCACCCAAATATTGTCTTTAATTCCATAAGGATAATAGAacctgaaattaaaaaagaaaatattaagtgtTTCGCTGGATAActgaaaaatttatcttcatgAATGTGCCGCCATTTTGGTTAGACTAGCGCGCCCTCATTGAACTTCGAAAATTAGTggcaatttcaaatttccgAAAAACAACTACATATTTGTTTCTAACCAACATTTTGATGAGAAAAGACATCGTTATAGTTGTATGGGACGATTTATAGAGCGACCTGTACGAAATAAGGTGCAGTGGTTGTTCCCGCGTCAGATTTACCTCGGCCGTACACACCGCAATGGTTCTCCTCTTGATCTATTTCGGTATGCCGTGCGGTAGGTTGTCGCCCGCACTCATAAATCAAATAGTCAGACGGCGAACGGTTTATTTTCCTTGAGAATGCACCGTCGTGGCGCTATCGGGCGCCAAATTTCGCACGttcccttttctctttttcatttgTCGGCTTGTTCGAGCTCGATGCCTGTTGAACGGACCTGTCAAGCCAAGCGGAACTAATCCGTaacgatttttcaaagagaAAGATGGCGGGGAGATTCGAGAATtgaaagaacgaaataaatcgatattaCCTTTTCCTCGATATTCGAATTCGTTCGATCGAGTGAAGTCGACTGCGGTTCAGTGGTGGTAAAAATTTGAAACCTGATGGCGCGGAATAAGAAACTCATCAACCGAAATAGCGACggcgagaattaattttctatgtcGATCATTGAAGACGTGTTCGAGCTCGTTCGCGAAGGTTGCACGGAAAGGTGACAGACCACCGTGAGCGTGAAACTGTAACCCAATAACCGTAAACAgtgtttctcaattttctgGAAGCGTCGATCGAATTAGTCGGCTCCGTCGTTGATAGACGTCAATTATCGATTGCTCGTCCCTTTCACTCGCCAAGCGGAAAAAAAAGTATCCAGTTTTATATCGGATCGATATCCTTAGGTATCCGTAGACGCGACAAGTTATACGGGGTCTCAATACTCCACTATGTAGACATTCTCCGTATTTCTTTTTGTCTAGGTTAAGTTTCAATGCGGTTCTTTTGAATTTTCCATTTatcgaggaagagagagatagagactcCCAGTTCGTCGGTAACGGATTCTACAGAAAGTAGGGTTCCAGAGGCGAGGTCTTGACACCGGAAGGTTGTTAGCCCgcgaaaatattcataattgtCCTGCGTATAATGCGTATCTCTTTCATAAAGAGCCTTAAGAATCCCGCGAGAAAGAATTTAACGAGCCGCATGGAATTTCTTCGGCTCGGTCGATATCGGTGTTGCATGAATGCGAAATGTTTTATCATGGAAATAACGAAGCTGGCTTCGACGTGAATAATTCGAGGGAAATTTATGGGGGGCCATTCccgaacaataaaaatatcatcgatGAATTAACCCTCTGTAACCCTGTGCGAAGTCACATACTAAATCCCTGGGATCCGCGGCCACATTCAAGTGATTactttaaatttgaaattctttgTTCCCGCCGTTGCACAGTTGTTCAGCAAACGGTAATTCTTTGCCagatttagaaatatttttaaattcacttTTCTCTAGCATATGATTTGTTTATAGTAAGTCGCGTATCAACAgtgtaaatgttataattaaattccgtgataaaacaacaatttttcgacaaaaaatagatattgatttttaatggtcctgtatttattattttgttaaaaatagtaaagttACATATTAGAGGAGattgatatagaaatatttctaatttcgacTACAAATTATCGCTTTATGGATCACTGCGAGTAGTTCACTTTGCGTAGAAAATACCTTGCGGCGCATATCGATTGCGTGGAATTTAAAAGGTAAGAGAGCTTACGTTCGCTAGAAATCATTCGGATCGCGTcccataaaattgttccgtCGAGATTCTCTTATTCCTTTGTTCTCGCGAAAGGCTATTCAGAAAACGACGTTGAATCGTTCTGCATCGTGCGGTTGCGTACGTCGTATCGGACGATCGCAAAGCCTccaacgaaagaaagaaaggaagaaaagaaaagaaaaggaagaaaggaaggaaaagaGAATTTAGGCACTCGGCTCGGGTGTCTCGCCAAAGGGCCAAAGGGTGCCTATGTAGGGTTGCCGACCCTTTATCCCCTCTTCCCATTTATACAACACCACGGACATCCCACATCTTCGTTAGGTAAACCCTCACAAGTTTTCAACATCCACCATCACGATACTTACGCGAACGCCTACGCACGTGTTTAGTAACTTACGGGAGATGCAATCGAAATTTGATAGTCCTGCTGCCCCTATCGAATTTACCCTGATGATGGCTAGCAAGATAGATGTCTGCTAGAATACCCGTTTTTTACACGCTTCTTcttatactaaaaaaaaaaagaggacgGTGTTTTTTATCATGCTAAGCCACACCTGGGCCGCAGTGTCTCTCAATGAATTTGATATACACCTGTACAATCTGATAGAAGATGTAATTTCGAGTACAAAaagatacattatttttaataattggcTTGCAGGGATAGATCCTCCACTGTATATAtcagaatatataatttcttctttgttGTCTGTAAGTTACAAAGGTTACTGAAATTTTTGGTGGTGAATCACAGTttgttagtaataaaaataatcataatatgctaacatttaatcattttatgctaatattttgatattacgAAAAAGTACAAGCTGATCTTGTTTTCAGCAGCCAATGCAGgtggtttttattttactaccGAGCCACAAGATGCAGTGGTGGAGCAGGGAGGTGCAGCTAGATTGGATTGTGAAGCCAAGTTCAGTGGTTTTGGGGAACCGACTATACAGTGGCGAATAGATGATGGTCATGCACTTACTTTTATTGGGGACGATTTTcggtaaaaatattcaatatcaatattatattccatTTGATGTATTGAAATTTGAACATCTTTCATCCATGCtcattcttttctttaattgtaGATCTCAGCTAGCAAATGGATCCTTGTATATAAATAGTGTTTCCAGCAGTAATCCAGAACTATTTGGAAGTTATCAGTGTTTAGCTTTTAGAGATGATGTTGGATCTATTGTGTCTCGAACAGCCACAATTAAACTTGCAAGTTAGTATCTAATACTTAGTTATTTACATTGATTTCTAAGAActggaaaaatattaggaattttgttttaaaggTCTGCCAGGATTTGAAAAGGAACCTCAAGACACAATGGTCTATCCAGGTCAAATTGCATATTTGAGTTGCACACTTCCTTCATCCTCCAATTCTCTAAGTATACAGTGGCTGAAAGATGAACACCCACTTGTACTTGATGATAGTCGAATGACAGTGTTACCATcaggtaaatttttatactaacagcAAGCAGAATACAGttgttttgaatttcaatgttcacttattttctttctttgccTAATAGGTGCATTAGAGATTGATGATGTTAACATACAAGACATTGGTTCATACAGGTGTAATGCAAGTAGTTATGGACAATATAGACTGAGTAATAAAGCACAATTAGATTTACTGACAAGTGATATTGGTTAGTATACATCAGTAGAACATGCTACTATGTGAACTACATCACTATTaagaaatacatattattaatctctTACTTGTTTGTATCATAGATCAAGAAAATACACCACCAGTCTTCATAGCTAAACCATTTAGGCAAGTGGTTGTTGAAGGATCGACAGTTACTCTGGAGTGTGCTGCCAATGGTTATCCAAAACCCAGTATACTGTGGTTAAAAGATGGTACAGCTATTGACTTAGCATCTCTTGATTCTAGGTGTGTATAATGGatgcaataaaaatcttataGATCTAAAAGAGAATATTTGTACTAAaagcatatattttattgtttagatACCGGAAAGTAGCTGCATCAagtcttgtaattaataatgccCAAGAAATAGATGACGGTTCATACCAGTGTCGGGCGGAAAATGAAGTAGATACATTGGATGCAGTTGCCGATTTAATTGTACAAGGTATtcataatatatcattttccaTTTGTCTTTTCCTAATTTCAATATCACTAATATACTTGTTCTTTCATCCTTAGTGCCACCCAGATTTCTAAAAAAGCCAGAAGATAAGGTAGCTAGCGAGAATCAAGACTTGGAATTTGAATGTGAAATCTATGGGAAACCAGAGCCGAAAATTTCGTGGCTTAAGAATGGAGAACGTATCACATTCAATGCATATTGGCAGATTATTAATGGGTAAGTCAATGGTGCTTGTGAAGAAGAacaacataaatttatttcacgagATAAGTATCCTCAATGTGATTACTTCCAGCAGTAATCTTAGAATTAACGGTCTACTGGAGATAGATGCTGGAATTTTCCAATGCATCGGAACGAATTCTGCCGGAAGTGTGCAAGCTGCAGCACGTCTAACAATTAGTCAACCTAGTGAGTACTCGTCTCACTGCATGTGAGACCTGGCTCCCATATTCTGAAAACTATTTTGTACATACTTATTCTCTCTATTATTTGGTTCAGTTCTTTGACGTATGCGGAGCAAGTCACGTAATACCCTGTATTTAAATATCCCtggtaaatttaataaaatagtactcAAAGCGAATATGTGAAtagatatttgtaatatttagtttctgtataaaattgtCCAGAGGTATTCAAGTATTCTGTTCTTcgtgactctctctctctctgcacggttctttatttccgtttccgtttgatattttaattttatctttatttatttttccatttgcgTGTCCTCCTTGTTAACTGTGTGCATGCTAACCACCGTATCCAGAAAAAGTAAATTTCCACAAGACAACCACGCCGAAATCTATTCCCAAAAAAAAGCTACCGCAACACCGtcaattgtacaataaaacatGGCAACATCCGAGCACCCTTTTGGGACACACGATGTCAGCGTTCACACAGAATCCGCCACTCTCCATTAGCCCCTCCGATGATCCAGCAGACTTTCCTGAATCTATTAGAGTTCCCAACTCTCCTTACGATCCGAAATCCCCTTTTGTAGACGACACAGACAGCCTGGAATCGATAGAAGGAAGTGTTCCCTCAGCCCCGAGAAATCTGAGTCTCGTCATTGTCACCGCACGATTCGTCACTTTAAGGTGGCAAGAACCGGAAAATACAAACGGGGAAATTGAACGTTACAAGATTTATTACAAGCAAGAAGGAGCTCAAAGGTGATCACAAATCCCTTTTAACTCGTTCAAATGGAGAAATAGTTTCGTTCGTTAGTACCTCAtgttttatgataaaattttacagagaAAGAGTTGTAAACACGCAAAAGTTAGAAGCCATGATACCAGCGTTGCAACCGAGTTTGACGTATCAGTTTCGAGTGGTAGCCTTAAACGTGAGAGGTCCTGGAACGTCCAGTGAAATATTGCAAGTCACTACGCTTACTGAGGTCTGTTTAGAATTTCACAAAAAGAACAGCAAACGTCTGTTttgtttactatatttattataatgaattttttataataggcCAATGTTCCTGGACCTCCATTGAACTTAGAAGGTCAGACTACGAGCAGCGTGAGCATCACATTGTCTTGGAAAAAACCACAAGTTGTTAATGGCAGAATTTCTAAATACTTAATCACATTCGTGGAGGTATAGAAAAGCTTTGATGCGAAAGTGTCAgtaattatattgataaaacaggaatgaatgtttattgtttcattttgaaGGGTGACAATGAGGAAATCATTCGCGAGACCACTAGTACCATGCACGAATTGGTAGACCTCGTGCCTTATACAGAATACAGTATTAGAGTCCAAGCCGTGAACGAGAACGGCCCTGGCGCATTTAGTAGAGATATCATAGTGAGGACTTATAGTGCAGAGCCTACTCAACCACCACACAATGTTACAGTAGAACCAGCTAGTCCTACAGTGCGTATTGTACCTAggatttttaatagtatttaataattaaagtatttaattcCATGTTTCCTTACTGTATATAGAGCATTATAATAAGATGGGAGCCTCCATTGGAGGGACAAAATGGAATTATCACTGGCTACAAAATTCGTTATCGTCGACATGATCGTGGCTCACAGCCAGTTACCATAACTACAGAAGGAAACCAACGCTCAAGAGTGCTCACAGGACTTGAGAAACATGTCGTTTATCAAGTTCGCATATGTGCCTTAAACGTGAATGGTACTGGACCTTGGACGGAATGGATACAGATAAAGACGTACGAAACTGAGTCGGATGAGAAGAGAGTACCAAACACACCGAGCAATTTAAGAAGTTagttcatttctttttaacttaaatagtaattttccAAAGATCTTTGTTTGCCTATTCTTATGCATTTGTTATTATCTTCTTGCACATTGTAGCGAAAGTAAAATCGGACAGTATACAAGTGTTCTGGAACTCTCCGAAAGATCAGAGTATCAAGGTAAAGGGCTACAAACTGGGATGGGGTAAGGGATTTCCTGACGTTGAAGTACAGCTTCTCGATGGGAAGGAACGTTCTTTCACTATAGAGCAGTTGGGTAAGTATTCAGAGCTCACTGTACACGCATAACTAAcagtaagaaataatattctatacttTTATAGAACCAATGACAGAGTACGTTATAAGTTTGCGAGCAACAAACGACGCCGGTGACGGTCAGCCGGCTTATGCCAATGTCAGAACAAGTGAACGTTCTGTATCTGAATCTTCCGCGCCTTGGATACCACCAGTTGGCCTTAAAGCTGCTGTTTTATCAGACACCACTGTAGTATTGTATTGGACCGATACAACTTTACCAAAAACTCAGGTGTGTCCGTGGAACATCTCTATATTTTAGTAACACAGTATCatttactaaaaaatgaaTCGATGTTACAGTTTGTAACGGACAATCGTTACTACGTGGTACGTTATACGAATCATCATAGCAGTACTCCTCGTTATAAGTATCATAACGCTACTGATCTCAATTGCATGATACATGACTTGAAACCGAATACTGTATATGAATTCACAGTCAAGCTGGTTAAGGTACATattcttttactat includes the following:
- the Fra gene encoding neogenin protein frazzled isoform X1 — protein: MEPRTLAVPLALLTFVVSAANAGGFYFTTEPQDAVVEQGGAARLDCEAKFSGFGEPTIQWRIDDGHALTFIGDDFRSQLANGSLYINSVSSSNPELFGSYQCLAFRDDVGSIVSRTATIKLASLPGFEKEPQDTMVYPGQIAYLSCTLPSSSNSLSIQWLKDEHPLVLDDSRMTVLPSGALEIDDVNIQDIGSYRCNASSYGQYRLSNKAQLDLLTSDIDQENTPPVFIAKPFRQVVVEGSTVTLECAANGYPKPSILWLKDGTAIDLASLDSRYRKVAASSLVINNAQEIDDGSYQCRAENEVDTLDAVADLIVQVPPRFLKKPEDKVASENQDLEFECEIYGKPEPKISWLKNGERITFNAYWQIINGSNLRINGLLEIDAGIFQCIGTNSAGSVQAAARLTISQPKKVNFHKTTTPKSIPKKKLPQHRQLYNKTWQHPSTLLGHTMSAFTQNPPLSISPSDDPADFPESIRVPNSPYDPKSPFVDDTDSLESIEGSVPSAPRNLSLVIVTARFVTLRWQEPENTNGEIERYKIYYKQEGAQRERVVNTQKLEAMIPALQPSLTYQFRVVALNVRGPGTSSEILQVTTLTEANVPGPPLNLEGQTTSSVSITLSWKKPQVVNGRISKYLITFVEGDNEEIIRETTSTMHELVDLVPYTEYSIRVQAVNENGPGAFSRDIIVRTYSAEPTQPPHNVTVEPASPTSIIIRWEPPLEGQNGIITGYKIRYRRHDRGSQPVTITTEGNQRSRVLTGLEKHVVYQVRICALNVNGTGPWTEWIQIKTYETESDEKRVPNTPSNLRTKVKSDSIQVFWNSPKDQSIKVKGYKLGWGKGFPDVEVQLLDGKERSFTIEQLEPMTEYVISLRATNDAGDGQPAYANVRTSERSVSESSAPWIPPVGLKAAVLSDTTVVLYWTDTTLPKTQFVTDNRYYVVRYTNHHSSTPRYKYHNATDLNCMIHDLKPNTVYEFTVKLVKGKRESPWSMVVMNQTQEAAPSSAPRDLLIQTIEDRPTSVLLRWQPPKQPNGPITGYIIFYSTDNTKWDRDWLIEAVIGDKTEFIVKSLKPNTTYYFKIQARNSKGYGPFSTTVPFKTPQSNGMDVYDELHDRDGRGLSNILIYIIVGCSIVLIPGVAVVVAVMCCKRNPDTPDRKKGYMKDTNQKTNIKPPDLWIHHDQMELKALEKSSINGEASTSGVASNTLPRPSNPEYNQENVHGNSSSLDKRTYVPSYMGNTDEKCSTLSRQHSRGSHKPKLITLPVDSASLHQPIATATPIVNTSMSQPTIHTSCSDTPSVRQNYPRTVAQYSLSRAHITLEPTPESSPDSCNISSSYEPLQSQPLSYGASGGQSYSGSTQYAAGHYGNSNQPSSSSGGTDGSGSSKRMQGHPLKSFSVPAPPPQSAPSTPAQQKHVSQVTVRPTISGSPYKKPQSTSQLAKNRLASVSNPIHTSEEVERLKPSYSTEELNQEMANLEGLMKDLNAITASEFEC
- the Fra gene encoding neogenin protein frazzled isoform X4; amino-acid sequence: MEPRTLAVPLALLTFVVSAANAGGFYFTTEPQDAVVEQGGAARLDCEAKFSGFGEPTIQWRIDDGHALTFIGDDFRSQLANGSLYINSVSSSNPELFGSYQCLAFRDDVGSIVSRTATIKLASLPGFEKEPQDTMVYPGQIAYLSCTLPSSSNSLSIQWLKDEHPLVLDDSRMTVLPSGALEIDDVNIQDIGSYRCNASSYGQYRLSNKAQLDLLTSDIDQENTPPVFIAKPFRQVVVEGSTVTLECAANGYPKPSILWLKDGTAIDLASLDSRYRKVAASSLVINNAQEIDDGSYQCRAENEVDTLDAVADLIVQVPPRFLKKPEDKVASENQDLEFECEIYGKPEPKISWLKNGERITFNAYWQIINGSNLRINGLLEIDAGIFQCIGTNSAGSVQAAARLTISQPNDTDSLESIEGSVPSAPRNLSLVIVTARFVTLRWQEPENTNGEIERYKIYYKQEGAQRERVVNTQKLEAMIPALQPSLTYQFRVVALNVRGPGTSSEILQVTTLTEANVPGPPLNLEGQTTSSVSITLSWKKPQVVNGRISKYLITFVEGDNEEIIRETTSTMHELVDLVPYTEYSIRVQAVNENGPGAFSRDIIVRTYSAEPTQPPHNVTVEPASPTSIIIRWEPPLEGQNGIITGYKIRYRRHDRGSQPVTITTEGNQRSRVLTGLEKHVVYQVRICALNVNGTGPWTEWIQIKTYETESDEKRVPNTPSNLRTKVKSDSIQVFWNSPKDQSIKVKGYKLGWGKGFPDVEVQLLDGKERSFTIEQLEPMTEYVISLRATNDAGDGQPAYANVRTSERSVSESSAPWIPPVGLKAAVLSDTTVVLYWTDTTLPKTQFVTDNRYYVVRYTNHHSSTPRYKYHNATDLNCMIHDLKPNTVYEFTVKLVKGKRESPWSMVVMNQTQEAAPSSAPRDLLIQTIEDRPTSVLLRWQPPKQPNGPITGYIIFYSTDNTKWDRDWLIEAVIGDKTEFIVKSLKPNTTYYFKIQARNSKGYGPFSTTVPFKTPQSNGMDVYDELHDRDGRGLSNILIYIIVGCSIVLIPGVAVVVAVMCCKRNPDTPDRKKGYMKDTNQKTNIKPPDLWIHHDQMELKALEKSSINGEASTSGVASNTLPRPSNPEYNQENVHGNSSSLDKRTYVPSYMGNTDEKCSTLSRQHSRGSHKPKLITLPVDSASLHQPIATATPIVNTSMSQPTIHTSCSDTPSVRQNYPRTVAQYSLSRAHITLEPTPESSPDSCNISSSYEPLQSQPLSYGASGGQSYSGSTQYAAGHYGNSNQPSSSSGGTDGSGSSKRMQGHPLKSFSVPAPPPQSAPSTPAQQKHVSQVTVRPTISGSPYKKPQSTSQLAKNRLASVSNPIHTSEEVERLKPSYSTEELNQEMANLEGLMKDLNAITASEFEC
- the Fra gene encoding neogenin protein frazzled isoform X3 produces the protein MEPRTLAVPLALLTFVVSAANAGGFYFTTEPQDAVVEQGGAARLDCEAKFSGFGEPTIQWRIDDGHALTFIGDDFRSQLANGSLYINSVSSSNPELFGSYQCLAFRDDVGSIVSRTATIKLASLPGFEKEPQDTMVYPGQIAYLSCTLPSSSNSLSIQWLKDEHPLVLDDSRMTVLPSGALEIDDVNIQDIGSYRCNASSYGQYRLSNKAQLDLLTSDIDQENTPPVFIAKPFRQVVVEGSTVTLECAANGYPKPSILWLKDGTAIDLASLDSRYRKVAASSLVINNAQEIDDGSYQCRAENEVDTLDAVADLIVQVPPRFLKKPEDKVASENQDLEFECEIYGKPEPKISWLKNGERITFNAYWQIINGNLRINGLLEIDAGIFQCIGTNSAGSVQAAARLTISQPKKVNFHKTTTPKSIPKKKLPQHRQLYNKTWQHPSTLLGHTMSAFTQNPPLSISPSDDPADFPESIRVPNSPYDPKSPFVDDTDSLESIEGSVPSAPRNLSLVIVTARFVTLRWQEPENTNGEIERYKIYYKQEGAQRERVVNTQKLEAMIPALQPSLTYQFRVVALNVRGPGTSSEILQVTTLTEANVPGPPLNLEGQTTSSVSITLSWKKPQVVNGRISKYLITFVEGDNEEIIRETTSTMHELVDLVPYTEYSIRVQAVNENGPGAFSRDIIVRTYSAEPTQPPHNVTVEPASPTSIIIRWEPPLEGQNGIITGYKIRYRRHDRGSQPVTITTEGNQRSRVLTGLEKHVVYQVRICALNVNGTGPWTEWIQIKTYETESDEKRVPNTPSNLRTKVKSDSIQVFWNSPKDQSIKVKGYKLGWGKGFPDVEVQLLDGKERSFTIEQLEPMTEYVISLRATNDAGDGQPAYANVRTSERSVSESSAPWIPPVGLKAAVLSDTTVVLYWTDTTLPKTQFVTDNRYYVVRYTNHHSSTPRYKYHNATDLNCMIHDLKPNTVYEFTVKLVKGKRESPWSMVVMNQTQEAAPSSAPRDLLIQTIEDRPTSVLLRWQPPKQPNGPITGYIIFYSTDNTKWDRDWLIEAVIGDKTEFIVKSLKPNTTYYFKIQARNSKGYGPFSTTVPFKTPQSNGMDVYDELHDRDGRGLSNILIYIIVGCSIVLIPGVAVVVAVMCCKRNPDTPDRKKGYMKDTNQKTNIKPPDLWIHHDQMELKALEKSSINGEASTSGVASNTLPRPSNPEYNQENVHGNSSSLDKRTYVPSYMGNTDEKCSTLSRQHSRGSHKPKLITLPVDSASLHQPIATATPIVNTSMSQPTIHTSCSDTPSVRQNYPRTVAQYSLSRAHITLEPTPESSPDSCNISSSYEPLQSQPLSYGASGGQSYSGSTQYAAGHYGNSNQPSSSSGGTDGSGSSKRMQGHPLKSFSVPAPPPQSAPSTPAQQKHVSQVTVRPTISGSPYKKPQSTSQLAKNRLASVSNPIHTSEEVERLKPSYSTEELNQEMANLEGLMKDLNAITASEFEC
- the Fra gene encoding neogenin protein frazzled isoform X5, which gives rise to MEPRTLAVPLALLTFVVSAANAGGFYFTTEPQDAVVEQGGAARLDCEAKFSGFGEPTIQWRIDDGHALTFIGDDFRSQLANGSLYINSVSSSNPELFGSYQCLAFRDDVGSIVSRTATIKLASLPGFEKEPQDTMVYPGQIAYLSCTLPSSSNSLSIQWLKDEHPLVLDDSRMTVLPSGALEIDDVNIQDIGSYRCNASSYGQYRLSNKAQLDLLTSDIDQENTPPVFIAKPFRQVVVEGSTVTLECAANGYPKPSILWLKDGTAIDLASLDSRYRKVAASSLVINNAQEIDDGSYQCRAENEVDTLDAVADLIVQVPPRFLKKPEDKVASENQDLEFECEIYGKPEPKISWLKNGERITFNAYWQIINGNLRINGLLEIDAGIFQCIGTNSAGSVQAAARLTISQPNDTDSLESIEGSVPSAPRNLSLVIVTARFVTLRWQEPENTNGEIERYKIYYKQEGAQRERVVNTQKLEAMIPALQPSLTYQFRVVALNVRGPGTSSEILQVTTLTEANVPGPPLNLEGQTTSSVSITLSWKKPQVVNGRISKYLITFVEGDNEEIIRETTSTMHELVDLVPYTEYSIRVQAVNENGPGAFSRDIIVRTYSAEPTQPPHNVTVEPASPTSIIIRWEPPLEGQNGIITGYKIRYRRHDRGSQPVTITTEGNQRSRVLTGLEKHVVYQVRICALNVNGTGPWTEWIQIKTYETESDEKRVPNTPSNLRTKVKSDSIQVFWNSPKDQSIKVKGYKLGWGKGFPDVEVQLLDGKERSFTIEQLEPMTEYVISLRATNDAGDGQPAYANVRTSERSVSESSAPWIPPVGLKAAVLSDTTVVLYWTDTTLPKTQFVTDNRYYVVRYTNHHSSTPRYKYHNATDLNCMIHDLKPNTVYEFTVKLVKGKRESPWSMVVMNQTQEAAPSSAPRDLLIQTIEDRPTSVLLRWQPPKQPNGPITGYIIFYSTDNTKWDRDWLIEAVIGDKTEFIVKSLKPNTTYYFKIQARNSKGYGPFSTTVPFKTPQSNGMDVYDELHDRDGRGLSNILIYIIVGCSIVLIPGVAVVVAVMCCKRNPDTPDRKKGYMKDTNQKTNIKPPDLWIHHDQMELKALEKSSINGEASTSGVASNTLPRPSNPEYNQENVHGNSSSLDKRTYVPSYMGNTDEKCSTLSRQHSRGSHKPKLITLPVDSASLHQPIATATPIVNTSMSQPTIHTSCSDTPSVRQNYPRTVAQYSLSRAHITLEPTPESSPDSCNISSSYEPLQSQPLSYGASGGQSYSGSTQYAAGHYGNSNQPSSSSGGTDGSGSSKRMQGHPLKSFSVPAPPPQSAPSTPAQQKHVSQVTVRPTISGSPYKKPQSTSQLAKNRLASVSNPIHTSEEVERLKPSYSTEELNQEMANLEGLMKDLNAITASEFEC
- the Fra gene encoding neogenin protein frazzled isoform X2 — translated: MEPRTLAVPLALLTFVVSANAGGFYFTTEPQDAVVEQGGAARLDCEAKFSGFGEPTIQWRIDDGHALTFIGDDFRSQLANGSLYINSVSSSNPELFGSYQCLAFRDDVGSIVSRTATIKLASLPGFEKEPQDTMVYPGQIAYLSCTLPSSSNSLSIQWLKDEHPLVLDDSRMTVLPSGALEIDDVNIQDIGSYRCNASSYGQYRLSNKAQLDLLTSDIDQENTPPVFIAKPFRQVVVEGSTVTLECAANGYPKPSILWLKDGTAIDLASLDSRYRKVAASSLVINNAQEIDDGSYQCRAENEVDTLDAVADLIVQVPPRFLKKPEDKVASENQDLEFECEIYGKPEPKISWLKNGERITFNAYWQIINGSNLRINGLLEIDAGIFQCIGTNSAGSVQAAARLTISQPKKVNFHKTTTPKSIPKKKLPQHRQLYNKTWQHPSTLLGHTMSAFTQNPPLSISPSDDPADFPESIRVPNSPYDPKSPFVDDTDSLESIEGSVPSAPRNLSLVIVTARFVTLRWQEPENTNGEIERYKIYYKQEGAQRERVVNTQKLEAMIPALQPSLTYQFRVVALNVRGPGTSSEILQVTTLTEANVPGPPLNLEGQTTSSVSITLSWKKPQVVNGRISKYLITFVEGDNEEIIRETTSTMHELVDLVPYTEYSIRVQAVNENGPGAFSRDIIVRTYSAEPTQPPHNVTVEPASPTSIIIRWEPPLEGQNGIITGYKIRYRRHDRGSQPVTITTEGNQRSRVLTGLEKHVVYQVRICALNVNGTGPWTEWIQIKTYETESDEKRVPNTPSNLRTKVKSDSIQVFWNSPKDQSIKVKGYKLGWGKGFPDVEVQLLDGKERSFTIEQLEPMTEYVISLRATNDAGDGQPAYANVRTSERSVSESSAPWIPPVGLKAAVLSDTTVVLYWTDTTLPKTQFVTDNRYYVVRYTNHHSSTPRYKYHNATDLNCMIHDLKPNTVYEFTVKLVKGKRESPWSMVVMNQTQEAAPSSAPRDLLIQTIEDRPTSVLLRWQPPKQPNGPITGYIIFYSTDNTKWDRDWLIEAVIGDKTEFIVKSLKPNTTYYFKIQARNSKGYGPFSTTVPFKTPQSNGMDVYDELHDRDGRGLSNILIYIIVGCSIVLIPGVAVVVAVMCCKRNPDTPDRKKGYMKDTNQKTNIKPPDLWIHHDQMELKALEKSSINGEASTSGVASNTLPRPSNPEYNQENVHGNSSSLDKRTYVPSYMGNTDEKCSTLSRQHSRGSHKPKLITLPVDSASLHQPIATATPIVNTSMSQPTIHTSCSDTPSVRQNYPRTVAQYSLSRAHITLEPTPESSPDSCNISSSYEPLQSQPLSYGASGGQSYSGSTQYAAGHYGNSNQPSSSSGGTDGSGSSKRMQGHPLKSFSVPAPPPQSAPSTPAQQKHVSQVTVRPTISGSPYKKPQSTSQLAKNRLASVSNPIHTSEEVERLKPSYSTEELNQEMANLEGLMKDLNAITASEFEC